The Priestia koreensis genomic interval AACTTCAATTTCTTCAATTCGACGCTTTCTTTGTCTTAAGAGTTTTTTCGTTTCTTTATCCTGTGCATAAGAGGGCTTTTCAGCAGACTCAGTTTGTTTTGCTACCGCTGTTTGCTCTTCTAACCGTTTAATTTCAAGCTGTTCTTCTTTTTTCTCTACGTAATAATCGTAGTCACCTAAGAACTCTGTTAGATGTTCCTTCGATAGCTCTGCAACTTTTGTGGCAATACGATTGATGAAGTAGCGGTCATGGGAAACAAATAGTAGCGTGCCCGGATAATCGACTAAAGCATTCTCTAGCACCTGCTTACTATCTAAATCAAGGTGGTTGGTCGGCTCATCGAGAATTAAGACATTGGCTTTTTGCATCATGAGTTTTGAAAGAGCAAGTCGAGCCTTTTCTCCACCGCTTAACGTTGATACAATTTTCAGCACGTCATCACCTGTAAACAGGAAGCTACCTAAAATCGATCGAATGTCTTTTTCAGGTGTTGTTGGGTACTCGTCCCATAGTTCACCTAATACAGTTTTATTCGATGAGAGATTCGCTTGTTCTTGATCATAGTAACCGACCGTTACATTCGAACCGAAATGAATGTTTCCTTTCAGTCGAGGAATACGGTCAATAATCGCCTTCAGTAATGTTGATTTCCCAACTCCGTTCGGTCCAACAAGCGCAATGCTTTCCCCACGTGTAATACGCATATTAACGTTTTTTATGATAGGGGTTGTCCCGTCATAGGAAATGGATACGTCCTCTACCTTTAACACTTCATTTCCACTTTGCTTTTCAATATCAAAAGAAAATGTCGCCGATTTCTCCCCATCAGAAGGCTTTGCAAGTGGCGTAATGCGATCTAATTGCTTACGTCTACTTTGTGCCCTCTTTGTTGTCGAAGCACGTGCAATGTTCCGCTGAATAAAATCATTAAGCTTCGCAATTTCATCCTGCTGCTTCTCAAACTGTCTCATTTCCTGTTCGTAGCGTTCGGCTTTCTCTTGCAGATAGTAAGAGTAGTTTCCGATGTATTTGTTTGTTGTTGTACGTGATACCTCATATACTTGATTGACGACTTTATCAAGGAAATAACGGTCATGGGATACGATTAAAATGGCGCCTTCATAGCCCTGTAGATATTGTTCTAACCAGCTTAGCGTATCAATATCAAGATGGTTGGTCGGCTCATCCAAAATAAGAAGGTCTGGTTTCGTTAATAATAGCTTAGCAAGAGAGAGACGTGTTTTTTGTCCCCCGCTTAGTGATGAAATAGGGGTTTTATAGTCATAGTCTCCGAAGCGGAAGCCGTGTAAAATAGAACGAGTGTCAGCTTCGTATTGATAGCCGCCTTGATCTTTGAACTTCACCTGAAGAGCGTCATAAGCCGATAAAAGCTTTTGATATTGATCCGCGTTATTAAAAACATCTGGATCGCCCATTTTATGTTCTAGATCTCGAAGTTCGCGCTCCATCTTACGAATTGGTTCAAAAACGGTCATCATTTCATCCCAAATAGAGAGACTAGAATTAAGAACCGTATCTTGTCCCATGTAATCAATCGTAATGTCTTTTGGCTTAATAATCTCACCACCGTCATGAGAGAGTTCTCCGGCGATAATTTTAAGAAGCGTTGATTTCCCCGCCCCATTTCGACCTACTAGGGCGATGCGGTCTTTAGATTGAACTTCTAGTTTTATATTCGTTAAAATAGGATCAGCACCATAATATTTGGTGATGCCATTTAATTGTAAGATAATCATTGTTTTCACCTCTGTTAGTATACATCTAGTGTATCTTACTGTATTTGGGATGAGCAACTCCTAGGATAGGATTTCTTCTATTTATGCTGATAGATCTTGTCGATACGTGTAGGTTCATACGACTGTAAGAGACATGAGCATGAAAATAGTGTATAGTCATAAGTGAAGGAGGAAGTTAGTTATGAGTTTTACCCATTTTAATGAACAAGGTCGCGCCAAGATGGTCGACATCACAGATAAGTCAGATACTTTGCGTACGGCTATTGCGGTTTCTAGTGTAGAGGTAAGCAAAGAATTATATGAAACAATCATCAACCAGGGCGTTGCAAAGGGTGATGTGCTCGCTGTTTCACAAGTCGCAGGGATTATGGCTGCGAAAAAAACAGCAGATATTATTCCAATGTGTCATCCGTTAGCACTTAAAGGAGTAGACATTTCTTTTGAGTGGGAAGTAAAACAAGATTATTGTCTCCTTCATATTCAAGTAGAGGTAAAGACAAAAGGGAGTACGGGAGTAGAAATGGAAGCGCTAACTTCTGCTTCAGTATGTGCCTTGACAGTCTATGATATGTGTAAGGCGTTCGACAAGGGAATGGTCATTGGACCAACATATTTAAAGCAAAAAACAGGTGGGAAAAGTGGAGATTTTATTCGACAAGGGACAACGCACACCGAACGTTAAGGGGGTATAGGTATGCAAACAGATCAAGCGAAAATACCACAAGCAACAGCGAAGAGGCTGCCTCTTTATTACCGGTTCTTAAAAAACCTACATTCTTCGGGGAAACAACGGGTTTCCTCTGCGGAATTAAGTGAAGCGGTAAAGGTAGACTCTGCTACGATTAGACGAGATTTTTCCTATTTCGGGGCTTTAGGTAAAAAGGGGTATGGTTACAACGTGAACTATCTTTTGTCCTTCTTCCGTAAGACGTTAGATCAGGATGAAATTACAAAGGTAGCATTAATTGGAGTGGGGAATTTAGGGACAGCCTTTCTTCATTATAACTTCACAAAAAACAATAATACAAAAATAGAGATGGCATTTGATGTGGCTGATGATAAAATAGGGGAAACGGTAGGCGGAGTGCGTGTATCTCATCTAGATGATCTAGAAAAGGAAATCACATCCGATATCCCAGTAGCGATTTTAACCGTGCCAGCTCAGGTGGCACAGCCTATTACAGATCGTCTAATTGGCTGTGGAATCAAAGGAATCCTGAACTTTACGCCAGCACGATTAACCGTTCCTGAGGAAGTTCGAGTTCACCATATTGATTTGGCCGTAGAACTACAGTCACTTGCTTATTTCTTAAAGAATTACTCCTCAATATAAGATAATTACATGCTTCAGGTAATTTAATTAAGGATGGTTTTAGTATGAGCGAAAAAGAGATGTCCGTATATGACCACATAGGAGAGTTACGTAAGCGAGTTATTCTAGTTGCAGTCGTGTTTTTAGTTACAACCGTTGCTGGATTGTTTTTTGCAGAGCCGATTATTCGGTATCTTCAACAAGCCGATCGGGCAAAGGATCTAACGATGAATGCGTTTCGATTAACAGACCCTATCAAAATCTATTTTCAATTTTCTTTTGTAATAGGCTGCGTTTTAACGGCTCCTCTTGCTCTCTATCAGCTGTGGGCATTTATTAGCCCTGGTTTATATGAGCGTGAAAGAAAAGTCACACTTGGCTACATTCCTCTTTCTCTTTTTCTTTTCCTAGCCGGAGTAGCATTCAGCTATTTTGTATTACTTCCATATGTCTTAAATTTCAGTGCGAGCTTGGCTGAAAACTTAAACGTAACACAAGTGATTGGTATCAACGAATACTTTGATTTCTTAATTAAGCTTACACTACCGTTTGGTCTCTTATTTCAGCTACCTGTTATTATTATGTTTTTAACGAGACTAGGTATCGTAACGCCCACTTTTTTATCAAAGTTTCGACGCTATGCGTACTTTATTCTACTCGTGCTAGCTGGACTTATCTCACCACCAGATGTTATCTCACAGATCATCGTGATGATTCCGCTTGTTATTCTATATGAGATCAGTATTATTATCTCGCGCAGCGCGCATAAAAAAGTGTTGGAAGCACGTCAGCTAGAAGAAATGCAAGAAGAGCAGGAAAAAGCGCTATGATGGCATAGAAAAGGCACCGAATTTACGGTGCCTTTTTTTATTTCTTGTTCTGATCCTTATTTTTTTGGATGTGTTTAATTCGTCGATGCAAAGTAAATACGCGAATCGCGACACCGAAATCAAAGGTTGCCACGAGCATTAGGAGAATCGTTGTAAAATTCCACAGTCCGTGATTAGCACTACGGATTGCAAAATAAGTAAAGACGATCCCCATGAGCGTATACACTAAGCCCATAAATAAGGGGGTTCTTCTCATGATAAAAAGCCTCCAAAAATAAACTGCAATTGCTCACTTTGCTGTCTAATACGTTCTAGATCATCAGCAAATAACGTTTGAGTCACCACAACAATAGTATTCATCATAACGTGAGCAAATATCGATACAATAATATGCTTCGTTTTCGAATAGAGATAAGCGAATACTAATCCCATCGCCGTATACACAAGGATATGAGAGAAGTCCATGTGGACAACTGCAAAGATCAGCGCACTTATGATGGCTGAAATTAAAAAGTTAAAATGTTTATGAAGAGAGCCGAATATAATTTTTCGGAAAATAATTTCTTCTAAAATAGGCCCGATGACGGACGTCACGAAAATAAAAGCTGGCATTAACTTAATCAGTTTAATGAGAGACTCTGTATTTTCAGACCCCGCTTCAATTTTAAAGAGGTTTGTTTCAATTAACGCCGCAACGGCTTGTGCAGCCAGCGCCATAAAAATCCCAATAATAGACCAAAACACAAGACTAGAAATATTGGCTTTCCCGCGGCTTCTCATATCAGATCGAAGCCAGAAGAGGGTGAGGATGAGGACGATGGCGAATGCGATAATAGTCCACGTCGTTCCGGCATAAGCGATTTCTAATCGCCCATAGCGTTCAAATAAGCCTGTTGTTGCCAGAAGCTTTGCGCCTAAGCCAAGCGTAAGTTGCATGATTACATAAGCTACAATAATGTACCAATACTGCTTTTTCAATCCATAAAACTCCTTTGCTAGAGGATTTATCTATGTATAAGTCGAATATAACCATTGATGCTCTTTCGTATTGTAACATAGTATAAGACAAAACTAAGGAAAGAATGACTCAAATGGAGCGAATAAAAAAATAAATATGACAGAAATTAAAGCGCTTTAAAAAATTGTAAAAAAATTTGAGGTTTTTACTTGCAAAAGAAAAGCACATTATTTAATATAATAACTGTGTTAGCACTCAAGTGTAATGAGTGCTAATAAATAACCAACATTTTATTTTGATCATTTGAGGAGGTCGTTTCACTTGTTAAAGCCATTAGGAGATCGCGTAGTTATTGAACTTTTAAAAGCAGAAGAAAAAACTGCTAGCGGTATCGTACTACCGGATACTGCAAAAGAGAAACCGCAAGAAGGTAAAGTTGTATCTGTAGGAACAGGTCGCGTGTTAGACAATGGAGAGCGTGTATCTTTAGAAGTTGCTGAAGGCGATCGCATTATCTTCTCAAAATATGCAGGCACTGAAATTAAATACGAAGGTGCAGAATACTTAATCTTACGTGAATCAGATATTTTAGCTGTAATTGGCTAATTAACTTAATACTTAACGAACGCACGATATAAAAGAAATCATAAACCATTTGGAAAAATCCGAGGAGGTCTAGAAACAATGGCAAAAGATATGAAGTTTAGCGAAGACGCACGTCGTTCCATGTTACGTGGTGTAGATAAATTAGCGGACGCAGTAAAAGTAACGCTTGGACCAAAAGGTCGTAACGTAGTTCTAGAGAAGAAATTTGGTTCTCCTTTAATTACAAATGACGGTGTTACAATCGCAAAAGAAATCGAATTAGAAGATGCATTCGAAAACATGGGTGCAAAACTTGTAGCTGAAGTTGCAAGCAAAACAAACGATGTTGCTGGGGACGGTACAACAACTGCAACAGTATTAGCACAAGCGCTAATTCGTGAAGGTCTTAAAAACGTAACGGCTGGTGCGAACCCAGTTGGACTACGTAAAGGGATTGAAAAAGCTGTAGCTGTAGCTGTTGAAGAGCTAAAAGCAATTTCAAAACCAATCGAAGGTAAAGAATCAATCGCTCAAGTTGCGGCAATCTCTGCTGCTGACGATGAAGTAGGTCAATTAATCGCAGAAGCTATGGAGCGCGTAGGTAACGACGGCGTTATCACATTAGAAGAGTCTAAAGGGTTCACGACTGAACTTGAAGTGGTAGAAGGTATGCAGTTCGACCGTGGATATGCATCTCCTTACATGGTAACTGACTCTGATAAAATGGAAGCTGTGTTAGAAAATCCTTATATCTTAATCACAGATAAAAAGATCTCTAACATTCAAGAAATTTTACCAGTATTAGAGCAAGTGGTACAACAAGGTAAACCACTATTACTAATCGCTGAAGATGTTGAAGGTGAAGCATTAGCTACATTAGTAGTGAACAAACTACGTGGTACATTCAATGCAGTAGCTGTTAAAGCGCCTGGATTCGGTGACCGTCGTAAAGCAATGCTAGAAGACATCTCTACATTAACTGGTGGAGAAGTAATCACTGAAGAGATCGGTTTAGATCTTAAATCATCTACAATTGACCAATTAGGTCGCGCAGCGAAAGTTGTTGTTACAAAAGAACACACAACAATCGTTAGCGGTGCTGGTAACCCAGCTGAAATCGATGCTCGCGTAAAACAAATTCGCGCTCAATTAGAAGAAACAACTTCTGAATTTGACCGTGAAAAATTACAAGAGCGCCTAGCTAAACTAGCTGGTGGAGTAGCAGTAATCAAAGTTGGTGCTGCAACTGAAACAGAACTTAAAGAACGTAAATTACGTATCGAAGACGCATTAAACTCTACTCGTGCTGCGGTTGAAGAAGGTATCGTAGCTGGTGGTGGTACTGCGCTAGTAAATATCTACAATAAAGTAGCTGGAGTTGAAGCAGAAGGTGACGAAGCTACTGGTATCAACATCGTACTACGTGCGATCGAAGAACCAGTTCGTCAAATCGCTCACAACGCAGGTCTTGAAGGATCTGTAATCATCGAGCGCTTGAAAAACGAAGCAGTTGGCGTAGGCTTCAACGCAGCTTCTGGCAAATGGGTAAACATGATCGAAACAGGAATCGTTGACCCAACAAAAGTAACTCGCTCAGCTCTTCAAAATGCGGCATCTGTAGCAGCAATGTTCCTAACTACAGAAGCTGTAGTAGCTGACAAACCAGAACCAGCTGGCGCTTCTGGCATGCCTGACATGTCCGGAATGGGCGGTATGGGTGGAATGGGCGGCATGATGTAATCTGCCCCTCAAACCTTGGTATATAAGGATTTATAAATTGGTGGAGCAGAGTGTGCTAACATTTCCCTTCTAACATTAAATAGAGGTTTCTCATGAGTTGTATAAGCTTGTGAGGAACCTCTTTTTTATTTTCCTTCATAGCTTAATTTTTCTGTTCATTCCTGTGTGATTCATTTACTAATTTAAATGGGAAATTTGATTGATGAAAAATTATAAGGGATAATAATATTAAGATAAGTAATCTTTGTAAATATCTTCTTTACTATAATTTAAAAGTTCAATTCTAATAAATAAGGAGGATTCAATAAAAGCTGCTACTGTTAATTGTGGGATATTATGTATATTAGGTTGGTTTCTAAATTACTTATTAGGGAAATGGATGTGAGAATAATGAGGAAAATGATATTTGTTGGTGGTATTCATGGTGTTGGTAAAACGACATTTTGTAACGAAGTATCGAAAAGGTATAATCTACCACATTACGTGGCAAGTAAGCTTATCTCTAATTTAAAGAAGCAGGAATTTAGTAAAAGCAAAAGAATTGATAGCATTGGGGATAATCAAGATATCCTTGTTAAAGCATTAGATACCTACACTCAGAAAGAAAAGTGGACACTTTTAGATGGTCATTTCTGTTTATTAAATAAGTTGGGTCACATAGAAAGAATTTCTTCACAAACCTTTGAATGTATACAACCCTCAGCTATTGTGATTATAACGGATGAAGTTGATAAAATTTCTAAGCGTCTTAGGGGAAGAGATAGTCTCGACTTAGATATTAATTTTTTAAAGTCCTTTCAATCTGAAGAACTAACACATGCTTTGGAGATTTCACAAAAGTTAGATGTGCCTTATTTTATTTACAAAGAGCATAAAAATACTGAAGAACTTCACAAGTTTATTAATAATATTGTTAACCATTATAGGGTATGAAGGTATATAATATATGTATATATTAAGATTGCTTGGGGGATTAAAGTGGTTATATTAAACGAAGAGATGGATGTATTAATTTCTATTAAACCTGTATACGTAAATGAAATTAGACTAGGTAAAAAGAAATATGAGTTTAGGAAACGTGTTTTCAAAAAAAATGTTAAAAATATTTACATATATGAATCAGCACCAGTAAAAAAAATAATTGGTTTTTTCCCTTATACAGGATATCTTAGTGATACACCATCCGTGCTTTGGGAAGAATGCCAACCCTACTCTGGTATAGGTAAGAGCTCATTTTTTCAGTATTTCAAAGAAAAGTCTGTTGGATATGCCATTAAAGTTGATAGTTTCCAACCTCTAGATCCTCCTCTAGATCCTAAAGACGTATTTAACACTTTTACAGCTCCACAGTCGTACATGTATATTGCAAAGGGGTACTTAAAAAGATGAAGACTTTTGCTATTTGGTATGAAAAGATAAATGAACAAGCGGATGAACAAGCGGATGAACAAGCGGATGAACAAGCGGATGAACAAGCGGATGAACAAGCGGATGAACAAGCGGATGAACAAGCGGATGAACAAAATAGTGTTGAGCAAGCGGAAATAGATGTTCATTTAAATTTGTGGAAATTACCCAAACAGCGTGATAAAAACTTTCTCTCACTTAATAGAACTTCTGGAAACGATGAGTTATTCTTCGATTTTGGCCTCAAATTAATAAATAGAAAAGATGTAGAAAAAATAAAAATTTTCTTTCCTTTTCAACTTTCCCAAAGTAATATTGAGGACCTAGGAAAAAAATTTTTAGAGAATACTTTTTTAGTTACAGCAGTATTTAATGAGGATTATCCTATCGAAATCGGTTCTCATTCCAAGCAAATTATAGTAAATGACGAAAAAAAGCCTTTTATTATTTACACTCTAGATGTAGACAACAACGACTGTCAGTTTGAAAATAAATATGATGGCACAATAATGACTATTGTAATTCCTAAAGAACTTAGAGAAAGGGAGAAGAAAAAACCTCTTTATTACCGCTTTAGGGTGCGTTCAGACGGTTTGAGTATGATGATGAATCGCCTAACATACCCAGGACGCTTCCTAGAGTTTGTATCAAAAGATACTTATATTATGGATTTTCGCTTAAATGAATATCGTTTGTATAACAGAACAATGTCTGAAAAAATAAGAGAGGCTGGTGAATTTAAATTTAGTAAATTACACTTTCTTTTAATGACCAGCTCTCAAGATGAAGTAATTGCATCAGGTGAGAATCCTTCCAGTAGGCAACTTGAAGAGAATATATGGTCAAAATATGTTGGTGATGAGTACAAAGAGTATAATTTATCGAATATCTTTGCATATCATTGGAAAGAAAAAAAGACTAAAATAGAAACTATATCTTCACATAATTCTTTAATCAAAATTACAGTACAAAGATCCGGATTTAAGAAGATATTGACTTACTTGAGCTGGTTGGCAGTTTTATCAATAATTTTCAACTTAATGACAAATGGAGTAGAATGGTTGCTTACAGATGGTATCAACGGATTATTGGAAATTTTAAGGGGTAACTAATTTTTAAATAAATATTTATAGAAAATCAGCCTTAAATATCTATATTAGTGC includes:
- a CDS encoding ATP-binding protein — translated: MRKMIFVGGIHGVGKTTFCNEVSKRYNLPHYVASKLISNLKKQEFSKSKRIDSIGDNQDILVKALDTYTQKEKWTLLDGHFCLLNKLGHIERISSQTFECIQPSAIVIITDEVDKISKRLRGRDSLDLDINFLKSFQSEELTHALEISQKLDVPYFIYKEHKNTEELHKFINNIVNHYRV
- a CDS encoding CPBP family intramembrane glutamic endopeptidase, which produces MKKQYWYIIVAYVIMQLTLGLGAKLLATTGLFERYGRLEIAYAGTTWTIIAFAIVLILTLFWLRSDMRSRGKANISSLVFWSIIGIFMALAAQAVAALIETNLFKIEAGSENTESLIKLIKLMPAFIFVTSVIGPILEEIIFRKIIFGSLHKHFNFLISAIISALIFAVVHMDFSHILVYTAMGLVFAYLYSKTKHIIVSIFAHVMMNTIVVVTQTLFADDLERIRQQSEQLQFIFGGFLS
- the groES gene encoding co-chaperone GroES, which encodes MLKPLGDRVVIELLKAEEKTASGIVLPDTAKEKPQEGKVVSVGTGRVLDNGERVSLEVAEGDRIIFSKYAGTEIKYEGAEYLILRESDILAVIG
- a CDS encoding redox-sensing transcriptional repressor Rex encodes the protein MQTDQAKIPQATAKRLPLYYRFLKNLHSSGKQRVSSAELSEAVKVDSATIRRDFSYFGALGKKGYGYNVNYLLSFFRKTLDQDEITKVALIGVGNLGTAFLHYNFTKNNNTKIEMAFDVADDKIGETVGGVRVSHLDDLEKEITSDIPVAILTVPAQVAQPITDRLIGCGIKGILNFTPARLTVPEEVRVHHIDLAVELQSLAYFLKNYSSI
- a CDS encoding YdiK family protein, giving the protein MRRTPLFMGLVYTLMGIVFTYFAIRSANHGLWNFTTILLMLVATFDFGVAIRVFTLHRRIKHIQKNKDQNKK
- a CDS encoding ABC-F family ATP-binding cassette domain-containing protein, producing MIILQLNGITKYYGADPILTNIKLEVQSKDRIALVGRNGAGKSTLLKIIAGELSHDGGEIIKPKDITIDYMGQDTVLNSSLSIWDEMMTVFEPIRKMERELRDLEHKMGDPDVFNNADQYQKLLSAYDALQVKFKDQGGYQYEADTRSILHGFRFGDYDYKTPISSLSGGQKTRLSLAKLLLTKPDLLILDEPTNHLDIDTLSWLEQYLQGYEGAILIVSHDRYFLDKVVNQVYEVSRTTTNKYIGNYSYYLQEKAERYEQEMRQFEKQQDEIAKLNDFIQRNIARASTTKRAQSRRKQLDRITPLAKPSDGEKSATFSFDIEKQSGNEVLKVEDVSISYDGTTPIIKNVNMRITRGESIALVGPNGVGKSTLLKAIIDRIPRLKGNIHFGSNVTVGYYDQEQANLSSNKTVLGELWDEYPTTPEKDIRSILGSFLFTGDDVLKIVSTLSGGEKARLALSKLMMQKANVLILDEPTNHLDLDSKQVLENALVDYPGTLLFVSHDRYFINRIATKVAELSKEHLTEFLGDYDYYVEKKEEQLEIKRLEEQTAVAKQTESAEKPSYAQDKETKKLLRQRKRRIEEIEVEISQIEEATEKNEELLCDPVVYQNHEEVQRINAENEQHNEKLAALMEEWEELQLLIEEMA
- the moaC gene encoding cyclic pyranopterin monophosphate synthase MoaC, with product MSFTHFNEQGRAKMVDITDKSDTLRTAIAVSSVEVSKELYETIINQGVAKGDVLAVSQVAGIMAAKKTADIIPMCHPLALKGVDISFEWEVKQDYCLLHIQVEVKTKGSTGVEMEALTSASVCALTVYDMCKAFDKGMVIGPTYLKQKTGGKSGDFIRQGTTHTER
- the groL gene encoding chaperonin GroEL (60 kDa chaperone family; promotes refolding of misfolded polypeptides especially under stressful conditions; forms two stacked rings of heptamers to form a barrel-shaped 14mer; ends can be capped by GroES; misfolded proteins enter the barrel where they are refolded when GroES binds); this encodes MAKDMKFSEDARRSMLRGVDKLADAVKVTLGPKGRNVVLEKKFGSPLITNDGVTIAKEIELEDAFENMGAKLVAEVASKTNDVAGDGTTTATVLAQALIREGLKNVTAGANPVGLRKGIEKAVAVAVEELKAISKPIEGKESIAQVAAISAADDEVGQLIAEAMERVGNDGVITLEESKGFTTELEVVEGMQFDRGYASPYMVTDSDKMEAVLENPYILITDKKISNIQEILPVLEQVVQQGKPLLLIAEDVEGEALATLVVNKLRGTFNAVAVKAPGFGDRRKAMLEDISTLTGGEVITEEIGLDLKSSTIDQLGRAAKVVVTKEHTTIVSGAGNPAEIDARVKQIRAQLEETTSEFDREKLQERLAKLAGGVAVIKVGAATETELKERKLRIEDALNSTRAAVEEGIVAGGGTALVNIYNKVAGVEAEGDEATGINIVLRAIEEPVRQIAHNAGLEGSVIIERLKNEAVGVGFNAASGKWVNMIETGIVDPTKVTRSALQNAASVAAMFLTTEAVVADKPEPAGASGMPDMSGMGGMGGMGGMM
- the tatC gene encoding twin-arginine translocase subunit TatC, with amino-acid sequence MSEKEMSVYDHIGELRKRVILVAVVFLVTTVAGLFFAEPIIRYLQQADRAKDLTMNAFRLTDPIKIYFQFSFVIGCVLTAPLALYQLWAFISPGLYERERKVTLGYIPLSLFLFLAGVAFSYFVLLPYVLNFSASLAENLNVTQVIGINEYFDFLIKLTLPFGLLFQLPVIIMFLTRLGIVTPTFLSKFRRYAYFILLVLAGLISPPDVISQIIVMIPLVILYEISIIISRSAHKKVLEARQLEEMQEEQEKAL